In a genomic window of Candidatus Chazhemtobacterium aquaticus:
- the queA gene encoding tRNA preQ1(34) S-adenosylmethionine ribosyltransferase-isomerase QueA produces MKLTNFDYHLPPSLIAHHPNNPRDRSRLLFLNKTTGQTRHYHFSDLTKLLTPNDVLVLNQTKVFPARLHLHKSTGGKVEILLTKRLSPNSFEAISKPGLKPNQPLFHNHKHIATTTPNSNPELPIINFTISASKLDQFINSTGATPIPPYIHPHSTENKLRHYYQTVFAKESGSVAAPTAGLHFTSRLLKNLSNHGVNIQYLTLHVGLGTFKPVTSKQLSTNTLHPESYNLNSATAHNLNQAKQSGKRIIAVGTTTTRVLESCLDQNNHLTPSNGQTQLFIKPSYHFRFIDGLITNFHLPQSSLLMLTSAFISHPNTPHHFSSFSKSHLGQAYQAAIEQRYRFYSFGDAMIII; encoded by the coding sequence ATGAAGCTAACCAATTTTGACTACCATCTTCCTCCTTCTCTTATTGCTCACCATCCAAACAATCCTCGTGATCGAAGTCGACTCCTCTTCCTCAATAAAACTACCGGGCAAACAAGACACTACCACTTTTCGGATCTTACCAAACTTCTCACTCCCAATGACGTGCTAGTCCTCAACCAAACCAAAGTCTTTCCTGCCCGACTCCACCTCCACAAATCAACTGGGGGTAAAGTCGAGATTCTGCTCACCAAACGCCTATCACCAAACTCTTTTGAAGCCATATCCAAACCAGGTCTTAAACCTAACCAACCACTCTTCCACAACCACAAACACATCGCTACCACCACTCCCAACTCTAATCCAGAACTACCCATCATTAACTTTACAATCTCCGCCTCAAAACTTGATCAATTCATTAACTCAACTGGTGCCACTCCCATTCCTCCATATATTCACCCTCATTCGACCGAAAATAAACTCAGGCACTATTATCAAACTGTATTTGCCAAAGAATCTGGCTCGGTCGCAGCCCCAACCGCAGGACTCCACTTCACCTCTAGATTACTAAAAAACTTATCCAATCACGGCGTTAACATCCAATACCTTACCCTTCATGTTGGTCTAGGTACCTTTAAACCAGTTACCTCAAAACAACTCTCAACCAACACTCTTCACCCGGAAAGCTATAACCTCAACTCTGCCACAGCTCACAATCTTAACCAAGCAAAACAATCAGGTAAAAGAATTATCGCCGTTGGTACAACCACCACCCGCGTCCTTGAAAGTTGTCTTGATCAAAATAATCACCTCACACCCAGTAATGGTCAAACCCAACTCTTTATCAAACCGTCCTACCATTTTCGCTTTATTGACGGCCTAATTACCAACTTCCATTTACCCCAAAGCAGCCTCCTTATGCTCACCTCCGCCTTCATCTCTCATCCCAATACCCCCCACCACTTCAGCTCTTTTTCCAAATCACACCTCGGCCAAGCCTACCAAGCCGCCATCGAACAACGTTACCGCTTCTACTCCTTCGGAGACGCCATGATCATCATCTAA